From Aegilops tauschii subsp. strangulata cultivar AL8/78 chromosome 5, Aet v6.0, whole genome shotgun sequence:
ACGGGAGAGGCACGCGGTGCTGCCAGTGCCACTCCGCATGGTGCACCTGCACGTTGACGCAATGCCTCGGCCGGTGAGCTGGCGCCAGCGGAGGCGGGAAAAACTCTGGGGGGAAAGGGGATGGCGGGCGACTTGCCCTTAGCCTTGCTGCTGCTGCCAGAGCTGGAGAAGAGCCCCATTTGGCACGGCTGGGGTGGCTAGGGTttgccggcgacgggggagcgaGTGTGGCTAGATGGGGACGGGGGCTGGctggatgaggacggccccgccgcaCGGTCGGCTTAAAAAAGGACGACCGCCGACGCTGACGCATGGGCCCGAGGTCATAAATTAAGCTGACCAGGTGGGTGGCGGGCAGTTGGATGACCGCCAGGTGGGGCCATGGCGGACACCGAGAAGGCGCGCGTGGCGTCCGTTccgcgtccgcgccgacgcatttggagtgcaaatttgggccgcaaatgcgtcggcgcggacgcgaAGCGGACTCGATTTGGGTTTGGGTCGGCGTGTTGGCCTCCTTTTTTGTCCGCGTCGACACAAACAGACGgcggcggacgaaatgggtcgccccgttggagttgctctaagtaTTTATCAAATCTCTCCTACTTAAAAAGGAATAGGCAATCGGCGGTGAATCGCTGAAAATTGTAAATGTATATATAGACATGATTGACGTCGAACCACTGTCGCAGCTGGACCCGGCAAATCCCTCGGTAGGATATCGTAACTAGCCGATTGGACTGGATTGTAACAGAAGCAGGgattacccaggttcgggctctcaTGGTGAAGATAATATGCTATTCTTGCTCGTGTATATTGTGTTGGTGTGTGTACTAAGTACGAAAGTATCAAGGGATTGTTAGCTATCTATCGACGAGCCCGACCCCCCGCCCATATAGTGTATATATACCGGGGTCCTACGATACAGATCCTAGTCGACTACGTCGGTGGAGATAGAGTTCTCCACAGCTTCGGTATCTCCAGCTTGTACGTCAAGTCTTCCAGAGTCTTTGTATAATCTGCCATGGGCCACCCAATGTGGCCTACGACGAAACCAACATAGGGGTCCTCAGCCCAGCCCATCAGGTTGGGAACCGACGTGGTGAGAGACCCCACAGCcggtgtcagtgtcaaaaccggtagacctcggggtagggggtcccgagctgtggatctcaGGCAGATGGTAACAAGAAAAGTGAGACGATGTTTTAACCAgtttcgggccctcttgatggaggtaaaaccctacgtcctgctcttgtttatattgataTATAGATGTATCGagtaagagttgatctacctcgagatcgtaagaTGTGGTCTAACTCTAGGGCTAGGTGAATGATATTGCGTTGATGTCCCCTCTGCGGGCTAAACCCTACGGCTTATATACACGCCAGGTAGGGTATCTAGATATAAGGCGGCAGGAGAAGTTTTGGCGTATACAACAAGTCTTTGGTGGATGTAGTCTTGATCATGCCTCCTGCGTACAGCCTCCGGAGTCCATCTTGATAAGAGTAAGGGTCGACTAGCCCAATCCGAGAAGCATGGGCTGACTACGTtggtaccccctagtccaggacaccgtcagccGGGACACCATACATAGACCCTAAACCGGTCTTCGAGCTTGGCTACACCTTGTCAACTCCGAGCTACAAGCAATCTTCTTTTGTTGGTTTTAAACGGGTTCAAAGAAACGTCCCCCAACAATGTCTTTACGTAGCTGGCCTCCAGATATCGAGCTGCCTCCGAAGTGTCTCAAACCACCTCGGCTTTGAATTTGTTGAAGAAGATAATCGACCAACACAGAAGAAATGTTTCCCACACAGCTGGCCATTGACGGGTCGAATTCCCGCGATGCGTCTCCAAAAGTCATTATGTCCGGTCATGTTAGACCACACCGCTCTTATCGAGTAGCGATGGGACATGTCAACACTGAAGTGACAATCAACCTAACATGAGGGAGTGGGCAAGGGGCCCACCCAGGCCACGTCCCGTGCTAGTGGGTGTGCGCCTTGATCCCCGCATGGGCGTTAACGGGGCCCTTGATCCCCACGCGTAATTTAACGTCGTAAGGAGGGATTCAAGGGGATTTGGTGCCACGCGGCAGAATTACACTGCCAGCATTTCACATTTTCCCCCCTATGTACGGGAGGCGGCAGGTAAGAAAGAACTTTACACTCATTTTCCTCTTACCCTTCCTTCTTCCTCGCGCCCTGCTCTGCTGCTCTTGCGCTCCATCGTTGCTTCGCTGCTCTCCACGTGTGCCATCATAACCAAGCTCCACCGTTGTGCCTCCGCATTGTCATGGAAAGACGCCGCCGCTTGGCGAAGAACGGTCAGCCGATCAACGCCGgcaaggggcccgccgcccaagGAGAAGGTGGCCTCGCCAACGAAGGGCAAGTGGATGTCCTCCACGACCTCCCACGGCCTGCTGGACCGACTTGCCGACTTCGGCTACCTACCTCCGCCACCCACGCTCTTCTTCCCCTTGATAGAAAGGCTCTTCAACGTGACCTACACAAAAATACACCAAAATTTCATAAGTTTTACACAAAGGACAAATGCTTTTGTTCAACGACACACTCTTGGTATATCAACAATCAATTAGAATGTGCTAATATATTTTTCCAAGTAAATCATGTAAAGTACTCcatctgtaaagaaatataagagcgtttagatcactacttatATTCCGATACGGATGGAGTACTAATTTACAGAAACATGTACTTCATTTGGCCGaaatttttgaaagttttctccgAAATTTCGCCAATTCCACAAAATTTGCGATTCGGGGAGAGGAGCGGAAGACGCGTGCGTATGGGCGTGCGATTGAACCTACAACTGCCCAATCGAAAACTCGAGCAGCAAGGAAACGAAACCGATAGCATTACAAACCTGGTGAGGCAAACAGCGAGATCTGTTTGTGTGTAACCTAGCCGTGCTCTCGCACTCGGCGTCGATATACCTAGGGATGGCGCCGATCCACGCGGAAGTGCGCGCCCCCATCGATCGGCCGCTCCCGCCGTCCCCTCCGCCTGCGCCACGCGCTCCCGCAGCCCACCAGAAGCACCAGTAGCAGCCAAGCGCCGCCATGGCCGTCCGCAAGCGACCTGCCGCCGTCCACGCCCGCGCGACGACCACCAAAGGCTGCAAGAGGAGGCGCATCCGGATCGGTAGCACCGAGGACTACGAGTTCGACGACACGCCCTGCCTCGGCAAGGGCAGCTTCGGCACCGTCATCAGGGCGCGCCACCGCGCCACCGGCAGGACCGTCGCGATCAAGTTCCCCTGCGGCTCCCAGGACCCCGCCGACGCCGCAGCCGAGCTCCGGCAAGAGGCCGGCTTCCTCGCGGCCTGCGCCGGGAACCCTTACGTCGTCGGCTCCCACGGCCTCGTCTGCGACCCGGCCACCCCAAGGCTCGGGCTCGCCATGGAGTACGTCGCCGGGCCGAGCCTCCACGCTTTCTTGCGGGAGAGGGCGCCGCTCCCGGAGCCCATCGTGTGCGCCTACATGTGGCGGCTGCTCACCGGCGCCGAGAAGATGCACAGGCTCGGCATCGTCCACCGCGACCTCAAGCCATCCAACGTCCTCGTCGGGAAAGGGGGAAAGATCCTCAAGATTTGCGACCTGGGACTCGCCATGTCCCTGCGCACGGCCGACCGGACGCGGTGCAGCGACGCTGGCACGCTGCCGTACATGGCGCCCGAGGTGCTCCTGGGGAAGCCGGACTACGACGCGGGGGCGGACACGTGGTCGCTCGGGTGCGTCATGGCCGAGATGCTCACCGGCAGGCCGCTGTTCAAGGGCGACGTGAGAAGGGACGATGCGGTACGTCAGCTCCGCACTATCTTCCGCGTCCTCGGCTCGCCGGACGACAGGACGTGGCCAGAGTTCACGTCGCTGCCGCTCGCCGGCGCGGTGCATAGATCGGTCCAGTTCCGGGAGCAGCAGCGCAGCACGCTGGGAGACCTCTTCCCCGCGGAGATGCTGTCCGAGGACGGCTACCAGGTCCTCAAAGGGCTTCTTGAGTGCAACCCCGGCAAGCGGCTGACGGCGGCCGCCGCGCTCCAGCTCCCGTGGTTCATGCCTGAGATCGACGTCGGCACCAACACGGACGACGCGTTCATCCCGCCGGCAACGCCCAAGGAGGAGAATCTGCTAAGGATCCCACTTGAGATGTGGAAGAATGCGCAACGGCCTGAGTGTGCTTGAAGCAATGGAGCCATGTAGATGCTCAAAGAATACGCACTTGTTTTTGTAACTTCGATCGTATGTATATGTGTATGTCACCATGTCTGGGAGTAGAAGTTGTATCTCTATCTCCCAATGAAACATTCTCTGGTATCCTCTATTAGCATATGCACTCAAATTCCTTTCTTAATTTAGATCATAGGAGGGTTCAAGCCCAACCCACTATATAGCTGAGGATGAACTGAAGAAACCTTGTAGAATTGTAAAAACTTTGAAAAGTGCAAAGAAGATACCGAATCATTTTGAATTTATGTCAAGTTACAGATTACAACACGTCACTGAGAAATAAACTTCCTTTAAAGAGCATAGCCTGAAGTTCATCCCTCCCCTGTTGCTCCAGGAATTTCTTAAAAAGAATTCTGAATTTCTGATGCATAAGAAGCCACATTTTTCAAAGTGAGGCATCCTTAGAATACTATGTAGTTCTGACGCTTGATAAAATAGTGTAATTCTAATCGGGGCAGCAGGGAAGTATGCACATTTTGGAAAGAATGAACAGAGCCAACTAAAATCTGTGAGCATTAAACCTTCTGAAAAATTGGGTCAAGCGCATGAACAGGGCCTGCATG
This genomic window contains:
- the LOC109781293 gene encoding putative cyclin-dependent kinase F-2, translating into MAVRKRPAAVHARATTTKGCKRRRIRIGSTEDYEFDDTPCLGKGSFGTVIRARHRATGRTVAIKFPCGSQDPADAAAELRQEAGFLAACAGNPYVVGSHGLVCDPATPRLGLAMEYVAGPSLHAFLRERAPLPEPIVCAYMWRLLTGAEKMHRLGIVHRDLKPSNVLVGKGGKILKICDLGLAMSLRTADRTRCSDAGTLPYMAPEVLLGKPDYDAGADTWSLGCVMAEMLTGRPLFKGDVRRDDAVRQLRTIFRVLGSPDDRTWPEFTSLPLAGAVHRSVQFREQQRSTLGDLFPAEMLSEDGYQVLKGLLECNPGKRLTAAAALQLPWFMPEIDVGTNTDDAFIPPATPKEENLLRIPLEMWKNAQRPECA